The Miscanthus floridulus cultivar M001 chromosome 7, ASM1932011v1, whole genome shotgun sequence genome includes a region encoding these proteins:
- the LOC136463596 gene encoding E3 ubiquitin-protein ligase EL5-like: MTQDSEQAGAGPGTPPAPTAAGAAGAMTLASILTVAGILLLFVFFAFGIIALQYCINAWDRQSHQQGEQSRRRRRRRGPRTTAGGSSGGGVRTSRGVDPELLRSLPVTVYRHGSDKGRHQQDAVECAVCLAELQDGEAARFLPRCGHGFHAECVDMWLASHTTCPLCRLTVSKPDDVSVSPHPVSSLALPPVPPEPANYATANLPASVLLGVSEHGAVTAGSGTGSTAAMAIEIPELAVPTPALTPRDPAKSPGSARLRSITRLWSFGRQGAGATSSCSCAGAGGSEGVDLEQGIS, encoded by the coding sequence ATGACGCAAGACTCCGAGCAAGCAGGGGCCGGCCCTGGCACGCCCCCGGCGCCCACGGCAGCAGGGGCGGCGGGCGCCATGACGCTCGCCAGCATCCTCACCGTGGCGGGCATCCTCCTGCTCTTCGTCTTCTTCGCGTTCGGCATCATCGCCCTCCAGTACTGCATCAACGCCTGGGACAGGCAAAGCCACCAGCAGGGCGAACaaagccgccggcggcggcggcgccgtggtCCGCGGACGACGGCCGGTGGCAGCAGCGGTGGTGGGGTGCGGACCAGCAGGGGCGTCGACCCGGAGCTGCTGCGCTCGCTGCCTGTCACGGTGTACCGCCACGGTTCGGACAAGGGGCGGCACCAGCAGGACGCGGTGGAGTGCGCCGTGTGCCTCGCCGAGCTCCAGGACGGCGAGGCGGCCCGGTTCCTGCCCCGCTGCGGGCACGGCTTCCACGCCGAGTGCGTCGACATGTGGCTCGCCTCCCACACCACCTGCCCGCTCTGCCGGCTCACCGTCTCCAAGCCCGACGACGTATCTGTATCTCCTCATCCGGTGTCTTCCTTGGCTCTTCCACCCGTACCGCCGGAGCCCGCCAACTACGCCACCGCCAACCTGCCCGCCAGCGTGCTTCTCGGCGTGTCTGAGCATGGCGCGGTCACCGCTGGCTCTGGCACTGGCTCCACGGCCGCCATGGCTATCGAGATCCCAGAGTTGGCCGTGCCGACGCCGGCGCTCACCCCGCGCGACCCTGCCAAGTCACCGGGATCGGCGAGGCTCAGATCGATCACGAGGCTGTGGAGCTTCGGAAGGCAAGGGGCGGGGGCGACTTCTTCGTGCTCCTGTGCCGGTGCGGGTGGTAGCGAAGGAGTCGACTTGGAACAGGGTATCAGCTAG
- the LOC136463598 gene encoding DNA repair protein XRCC3 homolog isoform X1, with amino-acid sequence MRPPAPSAASSSSYSQREPRPENPLLLLPSSRVTKLSLGCPLLDRLLSGGLPAASVTEIAGESATGKTQLCLQLALLAPQSPLSASSLFLHSDLPFPLHRLRRLAPKSRPDILDHVLVAAAHSPTDLLSLLARAQRLLANPGRSPHRLPIRLILLDSVASLFRADFDASPADLRRRSALFFQISAKLKELAYRHQCVVVVTNQVVDVLEGGAGNTVAWSSGRRVSPALGIAWANCVNTRLFLTREVDRDGASGGARRRMKVAFAPHLPERYCEFVIRRDGVFGVEPAERLERLECAGGLRSSYIYQHH; translated from the coding sequence ATGCGTCCGCCGGCCCCCTCTGCCGCTTCCTCGTCCTCCTACAGCCAGCGCGAGCCCCGCCCGGAgaaccctctcctcctcctcccctcctctcgCGTCACCAAGCTCTCGCTCGGTTGTCCCCTcctcgaccgcctcctctccggcGGCCTCCCCGCCGCCTCCGTTACCGAGATAGCCGGCGAGTCCGCCACTGGCAAGACCCAGCTCTGCCTCCAGCTCGCCCTCCTCGCGCCCCAGTCCCCGCTCTCCgcctcctccctcttcctccACTCCGACCTCCCATTccccctccaccgcctccgccgcctcgccCCCAAATCCCGCCCCGATATCCTCGACCACGTCCTCGTCGCCGCCGCGCACTCCCCCACCGacctcctctccctcctcgccCGCGCCCAGCGCCTGCTCGCCAACCCCGGCCGCTCCCCGCACCGCCTCCCCATCCGCCTCATCCTCCTCGACTCCGTCGCCTCCCTCTTCCGCGCCGACTTCGACGCCTCCCCCGCCGACCTCAGGCGCCGCTCCGCGCTCTTCTTCCAGATCTCGGCGAAGCTCAAGGAGCTGGCGTACAGGCACCAGTGCGTGGTGGTGGTGACCAACCAGGTGGTGGACGTGCTGGAGGGGGGCGCCGGGAACACCGTGGCGTGGTCGTCGGGGCGCCGTGTCAGCCCGGCGCTCGGGATCGCCTGGGCTAACTGCGTCAACACGCGCCTGTTCCTGACGCGGGAGGTGGACAGGGATGGCGCCAGCGGGGGCGCAAGGAGGCGGATGAAAGTGGCGTTCGCGCCGCACCTGCCGGAACGGTATTGCGAGTTTGTGATACGGAGGGACGGCGTCTTTGGCGTCGAGCCGGCGGAGAG
- the LOC136463598 gene encoding DNA repair protein XRCC3 homolog isoform X2 encodes MRPPAPSAASSSSYSQREPRPENPLLLLPSSRVTKLSLGCPLLDRLLSGGLPAASVTEIAGESATGKTQLCLQLALLAPQSPLSASSLFLHSDLPFPLHRLRRLAPKSRPDILDHVLVAAAHSPTDLLSLLARAQRLLANPGRSPHRLPIRLILLDSVASLFRADFDASPADLRRRSALFFQISAKLKELAYRHQCVVVVTNQVVDVLEGGAGNTVAWSSGRRVSPALGIAWANCVNTRLFLTREVDRDGASGGARRRMKVAFAPHLPERYCEFVIRRDGVFGVEPAERCT; translated from the exons ATGCGTCCGCCGGCCCCCTCTGCCGCTTCCTCGTCCTCCTACAGCCAGCGCGAGCCCCGCCCGGAgaaccctctcctcctcctcccctcctctcgCGTCACCAAGCTCTCGCTCGGTTGTCCCCTcctcgaccgcctcctctccggcGGCCTCCCCGCCGCCTCCGTTACCGAGATAGCCGGCGAGTCCGCCACTGGCAAGACCCAGCTCTGCCTCCAGCTCGCCCTCCTCGCGCCCCAGTCCCCGCTCTCCgcctcctccctcttcctccACTCCGACCTCCCATTccccctccaccgcctccgccgcctcgccCCCAAATCCCGCCCCGATATCCTCGACCACGTCCTCGTCGCCGCCGCGCACTCCCCCACCGacctcctctccctcctcgccCGCGCCCAGCGCCTGCTCGCCAACCCCGGCCGCTCCCCGCACCGCCTCCCCATCCGCCTCATCCTCCTCGACTCCGTCGCCTCCCTCTTCCGCGCCGACTTCGACGCCTCCCCCGCCGACCTCAGGCGCCGCTCCGCGCTCTTCTTCCAGATCTCGGCGAAGCTCAAGGAGCTGGCGTACAGGCACCAGTGCGTGGTGGTGGTGACCAACCAGGTGGTGGACGTGCTGGAGGGGGGCGCCGGGAACACCGTGGCGTGGTCGTCGGGGCGCCGTGTCAGCCCGGCGCTCGGGATCGCCTGGGCTAACTGCGTCAACACGCGCCTGTTCCTGACGCGGGAGGTGGACAGGGATGGCGCCAGCGGGGGCGCAAGGAGGCGGATGAAAGTGGCGTTCGCGCCGCACCTGCCGGAACGGTATTGCGAGTTTGTGATACGGAGGGACGGCGTCTTTGGCGTCGAGCCGGCGGAGAG GTGCACCTGA
- the LOC136463598 gene encoding DNA repair protein XRCC3 homolog isoform X3, whose amino-acid sequence MRPPAPSAASSSSYSQREPRPENPLLLLPSSRVTKLSLGCPLLDRLLSGGLPAASVTEIAGESATGKTQLCLQLALLAPQSPLSASSLFLHSDLPFPLHRLRRLAPKSRPDILDHVLVAAAHSPTDLLSLLARAQRLLANPGRSPHRLPIRLILLDSVASLFRADFDASPADLRRRSALFFQISAKLKELAYRHQCVVVVTNQVVDVLEGGAGNTVAWSSGRRVSPALGIAWANCVNTRLFLTREVDRDGASGGARRRMKVAFAPHLPERYCEFVIRRDGVFGVEPAER is encoded by the exons ATGCGTCCGCCGGCCCCCTCTGCCGCTTCCTCGTCCTCCTACAGCCAGCGCGAGCCCCGCCCGGAgaaccctctcctcctcctcccctcctctcgCGTCACCAAGCTCTCGCTCGGTTGTCCCCTcctcgaccgcctcctctccggcGGCCTCCCCGCCGCCTCCGTTACCGAGATAGCCGGCGAGTCCGCCACTGGCAAGACCCAGCTCTGCCTCCAGCTCGCCCTCCTCGCGCCCCAGTCCCCGCTCTCCgcctcctccctcttcctccACTCCGACCTCCCATTccccctccaccgcctccgccgcctcgccCCCAAATCCCGCCCCGATATCCTCGACCACGTCCTCGTCGCCGCCGCGCACTCCCCCACCGacctcctctccctcctcgccCGCGCCCAGCGCCTGCTCGCCAACCCCGGCCGCTCCCCGCACCGCCTCCCCATCCGCCTCATCCTCCTCGACTCCGTCGCCTCCCTCTTCCGCGCCGACTTCGACGCCTCCCCCGCCGACCTCAGGCGCCGCTCCGCGCTCTTCTTCCAGATCTCGGCGAAGCTCAAGGAGCTGGCGTACAGGCACCAGTGCGTGGTGGTGGTGACCAACCAGGTGGTGGACGTGCTGGAGGGGGGCGCCGGGAACACCGTGGCGTGGTCGTCGGGGCGCCGTGTCAGCCCGGCGCTCGGGATCGCCTGGGCTAACTGCGTCAACACGCGCCTGTTCCTGACGCGGGAGGTGGACAGGGATGGCGCCAGCGGGGGCGCAAGGAGGCGGATGAAAGTGGCGTTCGCGCCGCACCTGCCGGAACGGTATTGCGAGTTTGTGATACGGAGGGACGGCGTCTTTGGCGTCGAGCCGGCGGAGAG GTAA